The following proteins are co-located in the Bordetella bronchialis genome:
- a CDS encoding sodium:calcium antiporter, with protein sequence MISTIALFIASAAVIYFACEYFVNGVEWVGHRLELGATAVGTVLAAFGTALPESAVTFMAVVFGTTPDQKDIGVGAAMGGPLVLSTLAYAVVGLALLRLQKRRAGAADDSCIRADQQRLARDQGWFMAIFAFKVGLGLLAFAWKPWLGILFLAAYALYVKRELSAEETCSEADILEPLKFRPRDAEPSMAWACLQTVAALVVIAIASRVFVLQIEVLGQLMGATPHVAALLLAPVATELPEIMNAIIWVRQGKERLALANISGAMMIQATIPSAMGIFLTPWLLDGTLIAAGLFTMLSIGVLWLRFRQQTMSLGTLSAVGALYALFAGYIGWHFYV encoded by the coding sequence ATGATTTCCACTATCGCGCTGTTCATCGCCTCTGCGGCGGTGATCTATTTCGCCTGCGAATATTTCGTCAATGGGGTCGAATGGGTCGGGCACCGGCTGGAATTGGGCGCGACGGCGGTGGGCACGGTGCTGGCCGCCTTCGGCACCGCCTTGCCCGAAAGCGCCGTCACCTTCATGGCCGTGGTGTTCGGCACCACGCCGGATCAGAAGGACATCGGTGTCGGCGCCGCCATGGGCGGCCCGCTGGTGCTGTCGACGCTGGCGTACGCGGTGGTGGGCCTGGCGCTGCTGCGGCTGCAGAAGCGGCGCGCCGGCGCCGCGGACGATTCCTGTATCCGGGCCGACCAGCAGCGGCTGGCGCGCGACCAGGGCTGGTTCATGGCCATCTTCGCGTTCAAGGTCGGCCTGGGCCTGCTGGCATTCGCCTGGAAACCCTGGCTGGGCATCCTCTTCCTGGCGGCATATGCGCTGTACGTAAAACGTGAACTGTCGGCGGAGGAAACCTGTTCCGAAGCCGACATCCTTGAGCCGCTGAAGTTCCGGCCGCGCGACGCGGAGCCCTCCATGGCGTGGGCCTGTCTGCAGACCGTGGCCGCGCTGGTGGTGATCGCCATCGCCTCGCGCGTGTTCGTGCTGCAGATCGAAGTCCTGGGCCAGCTCATGGGCGCCACGCCGCATGTGGCGGCCCTGCTGCTGGCGCCGGTCGCCACCGAGCTGCCCGAAATCATGAACGCCATCATCTGGGTCAGGCAGGGCAAGGAAAGGCTGGCCCTGGCGAATATCTCCGGCGCGATGATGATCCAGGCCACCATCCCCAGCGCCATGGGCATATTCCTGACGCCCTGGCTCCTGGATGGCACGCTGATCGCCGCCGGCCTGTTCACCATGCTTTCCATCGGCGTGCTGTGGCTGCGCTTCCGCCAGCAGACCATGAGCCTGGGCACGCTGTCCGCCGTGGGGGCCCTGTATGCGTTGTTCGCCGGGTACATCGGCTGGCATTTCTACGTGTGA
- the dusB gene encoding tRNA dihydrouridine synthase DusB, with translation MQIGPWNLPNNVLVAPMAGVTDRPFRQLCKRLGAGYAVSEMAASNPRLWDSVKTSRRLNHDGEIAPVAVQIAGADPAMMAEAAVFNAAKGARIIDINMGCPVKKVCNVASGSALLRHEDLVARILDAVVAACTPLGVPVTLKTRTGWDRENRNALRIARMAEDAGIAALTLHGRTRADLYTGQAEYDTIRAVKAAIRIPVVANGDIDSPEKARFVLDYTGADAVMIGRAAQGRPWIFREIDHYLRTGVRLDAPTYGEMRDLLLEHLDDHYRFYGEHTGVRTARKHIGWYVDGLPGAEAFRAEMNRIDETAAQARAVGAWFDHFPRDGRPGQADRAQTLLAA, from the coding sequence ATGCAGATCGGCCCATGGAACCTACCCAACAACGTACTGGTCGCGCCCATGGCGGGCGTGACCGACCGGCCTTTCCGCCAATTGTGCAAACGGCTGGGGGCGGGATACGCGGTGTCCGAAATGGCGGCCAGCAACCCGCGCCTGTGGGACAGCGTCAAGACGTCGCGGCGCCTGAACCACGACGGCGAAATCGCGCCGGTCGCGGTGCAGATCGCGGGCGCCGATCCGGCCATGATGGCGGAGGCGGCGGTCTTCAATGCCGCGAAAGGCGCGCGCATCATCGACATCAACATGGGCTGCCCGGTCAAGAAGGTATGCAATGTGGCATCCGGCTCGGCGCTGCTGCGCCATGAAGACCTGGTGGCGCGCATCCTGGACGCGGTGGTCGCCGCCTGCACGCCGCTGGGCGTGCCGGTCACGCTGAAGACCCGCACCGGCTGGGACCGCGAAAACCGCAACGCCCTGCGCATCGCGCGAATGGCCGAAGACGCCGGCATCGCCGCCCTGACCCTGCACGGGCGCACGCGCGCCGATCTGTACACCGGCCAGGCCGAATACGACACCATCCGCGCCGTCAAGGCCGCCATCCGCATCCCGGTCGTGGCCAACGGCGATATCGACAGCCCCGAAAAGGCGCGCTTCGTCCTGGACTACACTGGCGCCGATGCCGTGATGATCGGTCGGGCCGCCCAGGGCCGCCCGTGGATATTCCGGGAAATCGACCACTACCTGCGCACCGGCGTCCGGCTCGACGCGCCGACCTACGGCGAAATGCGCGACCTGCTGCTCGAGCACCTGGACGACCACTACCGCTTCTACGGCGAACACACCGGCGTGCGGACGGCGCGCAAGCACATCGGCTGGTATGTCGACGGGCTGCCCGGCGCCGAGGCATTCCGTGCCGAAATGAATCGCATCGACGAGACCGCCGCGCAGGCGCGCGCCGTCGGTGCCTGGTTCGACCATTTCCCGCGCGACGGCCGGCCTGGGCAGGCCGACCGCGCGCAAACCCTGCTGGCAGCCTGA
- the galU gene encoding UTP--glucose-1-phosphate uridylyltransferase GalU: MRPIRKAVFPVAGMGTRFLPATKAMPKEMLPVVDKPLIQYAVEEAVAAGITDLVFVTGRNKRAIEDHFDSAPELESDLEKKGKTELLNMVRGILPPGVNCIYIRQSAPLGLGHAVLTAEPAVGNEPFVVVLADDLIDADTPVLKQLVHTAIKYDGSVLGVQDVPRAETKKYGIVAARKVDDRTERVTHIVEKPEPDDAPSTLAVVGRYVLEPEIFEHLRATKMGAGNEIQLTDGIASLMRERAVFAHRYEGTRYDCGNKHGMFQATVALGRKYHGLEPDKE; the protein is encoded by the coding sequence ATGCGACCCATAAGAAAAGCTGTATTTCCCGTTGCGGGCATGGGCACCCGCTTTCTGCCGGCCACCAAGGCCATGCCCAAGGAAATGCTGCCCGTGGTGGACAAGCCGCTGATCCAGTACGCGGTGGAAGAAGCGGTGGCCGCCGGCATCACGGATCTCGTATTTGTCACCGGCCGCAACAAGCGGGCGATCGAGGACCATTTCGATTCCGCGCCGGAACTGGAATCCGACCTGGAAAAGAAGGGCAAGACAGAGCTGCTGAACATGGTGCGCGGGATTCTGCCGCCGGGCGTCAATTGCATCTACATCCGGCAATCGGCCCCACTGGGCCTGGGGCACGCGGTATTGACGGCGGAGCCTGCGGTCGGCAATGAACCCTTTGTCGTCGTGCTGGCCGATGACCTTATCGATGCCGACACGCCTGTGCTCAAGCAGCTGGTCCATACCGCCATCAAGTACGACGGCAGCGTGCTGGGCGTGCAGGACGTGCCGCGCGCCGAAACCAAGAAGTACGGCATCGTCGCCGCCCGCAAGGTCGACGATCGCACCGAACGCGTCACGCACATCGTCGAAAAACCCGAGCCGGACGACGCCCCGTCGACGCTGGCCGTGGTGGGCCGCTATGTGCTGGAACCCGAGATCTTCGAACACCTGCGCGCGACCAAGATGGGCGCGGGCAACGAAATCCAGCTGACCGACGGCATCGCGTCGCTCATGCGCGAACGCGCCGTCTTCGCCCATCGCTACGAAGGCACGCGCTACGACTGCGGCAACAAGCACGGCATGTTCCAGGCCACCGTGGCCCTGGGACGCAAGTACCACGGCCTGGAGCCGGACAAGGAATAA
- a CDS encoding cytochrome c oxidase assembly protein, whose product MLLDWLIPWEFSPTLVALFVAGGWLFVRGGRVHRVSGARKALFWAGMVLLYLSLHTRLDYYAERMFFIHRIQHLVLHHLGPLVVMAAYPGSAMRAGLPLAVRRWLHRFLATGSGRFAQAVLTHKILIPFLFVFLVVVWLLPTVQFYSMLDWRLYRLMNWSVVITGFLYWNLILDRRPSPPAAMSPGGRVISPILTMAPQMVAGAYIALTQRDLYPLFELCGRAIPMPALMDQSIGGLTMWIPAALVELVGLLVALGTLMRLSGKGRLPARKRRGRVGISAPPAVR is encoded by the coding sequence TTGCTGCTCGACTGGCTTATTCCCTGGGAATTCTCGCCCACGCTGGTGGCCTTGTTCGTCGCCGGTGGATGGCTGTTCGTGCGCGGCGGCCGCGTGCATCGCGTCTCGGGCGCGCGCAAGGCGCTGTTCTGGGCCGGCATGGTGCTGCTGTACCTTTCCCTGCACACCCGCCTGGACTATTACGCGGAACGGATGTTCTTCATCCACCGCATCCAGCATCTGGTATTGCATCACCTCGGGCCGCTGGTCGTCATGGCGGCTTATCCCGGCTCCGCCATGCGCGCCGGCTTGCCGCTTGCCGTGCGCCGATGGCTGCACCGCTTCCTTGCCACGGGCTCCGGCCGCTTCGCGCAGGCCGTGCTCACGCACAAGATCCTGATCCCCTTCCTGTTCGTGTTCCTGGTCGTGGTATGGCTGCTGCCGACGGTGCAGTTCTATTCCATGCTGGACTGGCGCTTGTACAGGCTGATGAACTGGTCGGTGGTCATCACGGGCTTCCTGTACTGGAACCTGATCCTGGACCGCCGCCCCAGTCCGCCGGCCGCCATGTCTCCGGGCGGACGTGTGATATCGCCGATCCTGACGATGGCGCCGCAAATGGTGGCGGGGGCGTATATCGCTTTGACCCAGCGCGACCTGTATCCCTTGTTCGAATTGTGCGGCCGGGCGATCCCCATGCCGGCCCTGATGGACCAGAGCATAGGCGGTCTGACGATGTGGATTCCCGCGGCGCTGGTGGAATTGGTCGGCCTGCTGGTGGCCTTGGGTACCTTGATGCGTCTTTCCGGGAAGGGGCGCCTGCCCGCGCGCAAGCGGCGCGGGCGTGTCGGCATCAGCGCGCCGCCGGCGGTGCGCTAG
- a CDS encoding helix-turn-helix domain-containing protein yields the protein MSKKDGLEECVRASLERYFEDLGDAEPHDMWEMVMRCVERPVLEMAMERAGGNQSRASEMLGITRNTLRKKLLAHNIQV from the coding sequence ATGAGTAAAAAAGATGGTTTGGAAGAATGCGTGCGCGCCAGCCTGGAGCGCTATTTCGAGGACCTGGGCGACGCCGAGCCCCACGACATGTGGGAAATGGTGATGCGCTGCGTTGAACGGCCGGTCCTCGAGATGGCGATGGAACGGGCCGGCGGCAATCAGTCGCGCGCTTCCGAAATGCTGGGCATCACGCGCAATACCTTGCGCAAGAAGCTGCTCGCGCACAACATCCAGGTTTGA
- a CDS encoding TM2 domain-containing protein, protein MAEASSVLQPTRRAPRTKVRAGLLALFFGWMGAHWWYLGRRGAIWLTLYAIACLAATRLFPVWYDNPAFFLLFIPMVEGFIESAVLCLRADEKFDRAYNPGLATPSRTGWGPVLVALGALLIGSVCGMFAIAMVVVYVWQSMGWLEGYVL, encoded by the coding sequence ATGGCCGAAGCCTCTTCCGTTTTGCAGCCGACGCGCCGCGCGCCGCGCACCAAGGTGCGGGCCGGCCTGCTGGCCTTGTTCTTCGGCTGGATGGGCGCCCACTGGTGGTATCTGGGCCGGCGCGGCGCCATCTGGCTGACCCTGTATGCCATCGCATGCCTGGCCGCGACGCGTTTGTTCCCCGTCTGGTACGACAACCCGGCCTTCTTCCTGCTCTTCATCCCCATGGTCGAAGGTTTCATCGAGAGCGCGGTGCTGTGCCTGCGCGCCGATGAAAAATTCGACCGCGCCTACAACCCCGGCCTGGCGACCCCGTCGCGTACCGGCTGGGGACCGGTGCTGGTCGCCCTGGGCGCCTTGCTGATCGGCTCGGTCTGCGGCATGTTCGCCATCGCCATGGTGGTCGTGTACGTGTGGCAATCCATGGGGTGGCTGGAAGGCTACGTGCTGTGA
- a CDS encoding porin yields the protein MKRTFFSAALLSAAFFYPAAASADDDDAPGTRVTLYGLIDLGLATQHTSGQGTRNSMISGGQTDSLWGMRGREELDGGWHASFQLETGFNAADGLVEDDSGRLFNYNAWVGLGHASLGEVRLGRQPTIANQFAGDLEQAGWKDMGLGATFKASDTFQFDNTVNYFSPSFGGLQFGVGYSFNADDGSASGFRTADNNRAYSLGLRYEEGPLLAVATWDQMRLGATDVGGARPRALQLGISYDFDVVKIAVAWTRQQDGFVGLDGADPDGLGLDLGPAPFVHGGRVDAWYLGATVPVGPGSLVAQWSPAKPSWSWEDGSRARTAQVATLGYIYPLSRRTSLYSFVGYARNYTLDNQFDPDNSHTTRVAVGITHQF from the coding sequence ATGAAGCGAACTTTCTTTTCCGCCGCGCTGCTCAGCGCGGCGTTCTTTTACCCGGCCGCCGCTTCGGCGGATGACGACGATGCCCCGGGCACCCGTGTCACCCTGTATGGGCTGATAGACCTGGGCCTGGCCACGCAACATACGTCCGGCCAGGGCACGCGCAACAGCATGATCAGCGGCGGGCAGACCGACTCGCTTTGGGGCATGCGCGGCAGGGAAGAGCTGGACGGCGGCTGGCATGCCAGCTTCCAATTGGAAACCGGCTTCAATGCCGCGGACGGCCTGGTGGAAGACGACTCCGGTCGCCTGTTCAACTACAACGCCTGGGTGGGGCTGGGACACGCCTCGCTGGGCGAAGTGCGGTTGGGGCGGCAGCCCACCATCGCCAACCAGTTCGCCGGCGACCTGGAACAGGCGGGCTGGAAGGACATGGGCCTGGGCGCCACGTTCAAGGCCTCGGACACCTTCCAGTTCGATAACACGGTCAACTATTTTTCGCCGTCCTTCGGGGGGCTGCAGTTCGGCGTCGGCTACTCCTTCAATGCGGACGATGGCAGCGCCTCGGGATTTCGTACCGCCGACAATAATCGCGCGTACAGCCTGGGCCTGCGCTACGAGGAAGGCCCCCTGCTTGCCGTCGCCACCTGGGACCAGATGCGGCTGGGCGCGACGGACGTCGGCGGGGCGCGTCCGCGCGCGCTGCAGCTGGGCATCTCCTACGATTTCGACGTCGTGAAAATCGCCGTCGCCTGGACGCGCCAGCAGGATGGCTTCGTCGGCCTGGATGGTGCCGATCCGGACGGCCTGGGCCTGGACCTGGGCCCCGCGCCCTTCGTCCACGGCGGGCGGGTGGACGCCTGGTATCTGGGAGCGACGGTGCCCGTGGGGCCCGGCAGCCTGGTCGCGCAGTGGTCCCCCGCCAAGCCATCCTGGTCGTGGGAGGACGGCAGCCGGGCGCGCACGGCACAGGTGGCTACCCTGGGCTACATCTACCCGCTGTCGCGGCGCACCAGCCTGTATTCCTTCGTCGGCTATGCGCGCAACTACACGCTGGACAATCAATTCGATCCCGACAACTCCCACACCACCCGCGTGGCGGTAGGGATCACGCACCAGTTCTAG
- a CDS encoding M48 family metalloprotease — MLLLCASLSAAAPSATWAQPIGLPSMGAASADQLSPYAERQLGDVIMAEGRRDPTYISDPEINQYLTAMGRKLASFSPGTVPTVDLFGVRDPEINAFAMPGGYIGVNSGLVVATKSESELAAVLAHEIGHVVQRHIARGMTQSNQTGAIMLASVAGALLAALAGGGGNLAAGVAAFGQAAAIDRQLGFSRDAEREADRAGFQMLTSAGYNPSGMSHMFERLMNASRLNEGMGGGAWASTHPLSIDRMSDIENRVRNLPKGHHVDSIDYWYVRAKLRVIQGQDTTGLRTATQLFQDEARTLTGVQQSAAYYGLALSAMRREDLAAAESNLKLAMANGQSSPELDKLAVDLANAQKDHARALSLAEAAWKAWPGRYAIAIAYVQALQQAGRDAQAQAFLRERVKQWGQDEPQFYQLLAQSEERTGDRVQARRDMATYYTAIGALPAAEAQLRQAREMSRDFYVSSQIDVQIKEVRDKLDEQRQLLQRFKS, encoded by the coding sequence ATGCTGTTGCTTTGTGCTTCATTAAGCGCCGCCGCGCCATCGGCCACATGGGCTCAACCGATCGGGCTACCTTCCATGGGCGCAGCTTCCGCGGATCAGTTATCGCCTTACGCGGAACGACAGCTGGGCGATGTCATCATGGCCGAAGGCCGCCGCGATCCTACCTATATCAGCGATCCGGAAATCAACCAGTACCTGACCGCCATGGGCCGCAAGCTGGCCTCGTTTTCGCCGGGCACCGTACCGACGGTCGATCTGTTCGGCGTGCGCGATCCCGAGATCAACGCCTTCGCCATGCCCGGCGGCTATATCGGCGTGAACAGCGGCCTGGTGGTCGCGACCAAGAGCGAATCGGAATTGGCCGCGGTGCTCGCCCACGAAATCGGCCATGTGGTGCAGCGGCACATCGCGCGCGGCATGACGCAGAGCAACCAGACCGGCGCCATCATGCTGGCCTCGGTCGCCGGCGCTTTGCTGGCGGCGCTGGCGGGCGGTGGAGGCAACCTGGCCGCCGGCGTCGCGGCCTTCGGGCAGGCCGCGGCCATCGACCGGCAATTGGGATTTTCGCGCGACGCGGAACGCGAAGCGGATCGCGCCGGCTTCCAGATGCTGACCAGCGCGGGCTACAACCCCAGCGGGATGTCGCATATGTTCGAGCGCCTGATGAATGCCTCGAGGCTGAACGAAGGCATGGGCGGCGGCGCCTGGGCGTCCACCCACCCCCTTTCCATCGACCGCATGTCCGATATCGAGAATCGCGTGCGCAATCTGCCCAAGGGGCATCACGTGGACAGCATCGATTACTGGTACGTGCGCGCCAAGCTGCGCGTCATCCAGGGGCAGGATACGACCGGTTTGCGTACCGCCACCCAACTGTTCCAGGACGAGGCCCGCACGCTGACCGGGGTGCAGCAGTCCGCCGCCTACTATGGCCTGGCGCTGAGCGCGATGCGGCGCGAAGACCTTGCCGCGGCGGAAAGCAATCTGAAGCTCGCGATGGCCAACGGGCAGTCGTCGCCCGAGCTCGACAAGCTGGCGGTCGACCTGGCCAACGCGCAGAAGGATCACGCCCGCGCCTTGTCGCTGGCGGAGGCGGCCTGGAAAGCCTGGCCGGGCCGCTATGCGATCGCCATCGCCTACGTACAGGCATTGCAGCAGGCCGGGCGGGACGCGCAGGCCCAGGCCTTCCTGCGCGAGCGCGTCAAGCAATGGGGCCAGGACGAACCCCAGTTCTACCAATTGCTCGCGCAAAGCGAAGAACGAACCGGCGACCGCGTGCAGGCGCGCCGCGACATGGCCACGTACTACACGGCGATAGGCGCCTTGCCGGCGGCCGAGGCGCAACTGCGCCAGGCACGGGAGATGTCGCGCGATTTTTATGTCTCGTCGCAGATCGACGTGCAGATCAAGGAAGTCAGGGACAAGCTGGACGAACAGCGCCAGCTGCTGCAGCGCTTCAAGAGCTGA
- a CDS encoding aminopeptidase P N-terminal domain-containing protein, producing MSLPPDDFAPHAARRRRLQDTMRAAGGGIALLPAARPAVRNRDAEYPYRQDSDFLYLTGFPEPEAWLVLTAGDTDRAVLFCRDKDEERELWEGRSFGPDAAAARFGFDEAYPVSRLDELLPGMLLGQRTLFASLLRDSRIDECVRRAIEAARRHARTGQQPPSRQQDPLPLIAEMRLVKDPTEIATMRRAARISAGAHARAMRHARPGMREYEIEAELLYEFRRHGAQSVAYNTIVATGPNACILHYPAADAVLEDGHLVLVDAGCEVDGYAADITRTFPANGRYSGPQRLLYDLTVAAQEAASAATRPGLTWNDGHEAALRVLAQGMIDAGLLRGSLDGVLESKAYNRFYMHRTGHWLGLDVHDVGDYRMADAPAGAERPWRVLEKGMLLTIEPGIYVRPADDVPEAFWNIGIRTEDDALVTDEGCELITRGVPVDAREIEALMRE from the coding sequence ATGAGCCTGCCACCCGACGACTTCGCCCCCCACGCCGCCCGCCGCCGGCGCCTGCAGGACACCATGCGCGCCGCCGGCGGCGGCATTGCGCTGCTGCCCGCGGCCCGGCCGGCCGTGCGCAACCGCGACGCGGAATACCCCTACCGCCAGGACAGCGACTTTCTCTACCTGACCGGCTTCCCGGAGCCCGAGGCCTGGCTGGTGCTGACCGCCGGCGACACGGACCGCGCGGTGCTGTTCTGCCGCGACAAGGATGAGGAACGCGAACTGTGGGAAGGCCGCAGCTTCGGCCCGGACGCCGCCGCCGCGCGCTTCGGTTTCGACGAAGCCTACCCCGTATCGCGGCTGGACGAGCTGCTGCCCGGCATGCTGCTGGGCCAGCGCACGCTGTTCGCTTCCCTGCTGCGCGACAGCCGCATCGACGAATGCGTGCGCCGCGCCATCGAGGCCGCGCGGCGCCACGCGCGCACGGGCCAGCAGCCCCCAAGCCGGCAGCAGGATCCCCTGCCTCTCATCGCGGAGATGCGCCTGGTGAAGGATCCGACGGAAATCGCCACCATGCGGCGCGCCGCGCGGATTTCGGCGGGCGCCCATGCGCGCGCCATGCGGCACGCGCGTCCCGGCATGCGCGAGTACGAGATCGAAGCCGAACTGCTGTACGAGTTCCGCCGGCATGGCGCCCAATCGGTGGCCTACAACACCATCGTGGCCACCGGACCGAACGCCTGCATCCTGCACTATCCGGCCGCCGACGCGGTGCTGGAGGACGGCCATCTGGTGCTGGTCGACGCCGGCTGCGAAGTGGACGGCTACGCCGCCGACATCACGCGCACCTTTCCGGCCAACGGCCGCTACAGCGGCCCCCAGCGGCTCCTGTACGACCTGACGGTGGCGGCGCAGGAAGCGGCCAGCGCGGCGACCCGGCCGGGCCTGACCTGGAACGACGGCCACGAGGCGGCGCTGCGCGTCCTGGCGCAAGGCATGATCGATGCCGGCCTGCTGCGGGGTTCGCTGGACGGCGTGCTGGAATCCAAGGCCTACAACCGTTTCTATATGCACCGCACCGGCCACTGGCTGGGCCTGGACGTGCATGACGTGGGGGACTACCGCATGGCGGACGCGCCGGCGGGCGCGGAGCGTCCCTGGCGCGTGCTGGAAAAAGGCATGCTGCTGACCATAGAGCCGGGCATCTACGTGAGGCCGGCGGACGATGTGCCGGAAGCATTCTGGAATATCGGCATCCGCACCGAGGACGACGCGCTGGTCACCGACGAAGGCTGCGAGCTGATCACGCGCGGCGTACCGGTCGACGCGCGCGAGATCGAAGCGCTCATGCGGGAATAG
- a CDS encoding FAD-dependent monooxygenase: MNFPAYPLVAILGAGPVGQALALMLARVVDDASRIVLVQGASPPRSPSASTTAPPRPGTSAQGDPDARVLALNHGSLVLLETLDARPPGAAPIHTIHVSQRGRLGRTVIRDTDFQVPQLGGVAPYPAVRDALAQAVARSGVTVVHAHGARVAGREGADVIVRAQDGQEIRCAVAVVSDGAATGQLRREYGQDAVLTAVRAARPRAGWAFERFTREGPLALLPHPAGNDCYAVVWCCAPARAAGLAALDAAAFSQALGAAFGDRLGPLACIAPRHVSSLFLSMRRTQVDGRVVAIGNAAQTLHPVAGQGLNLGLRDAAALAQSLAPWLRDPARDPAAALDAFAGARRGDRWLTTALTDLLPRVFTTGLAPVEHACGLALLALDLAAPLRAPLARHLLQGWRA; the protein is encoded by the coding sequence ATGAATTTTCCCGCGTATCCCCTCGTGGCCATACTGGGCGCCGGCCCGGTGGGACAGGCCCTGGCGCTGATGCTGGCGCGCGTGGTGGACGATGCATCGCGCATCGTCCTGGTCCAGGGCGCCTCACCCCCGCGGTCGCCGTCGGCGTCCACGACGGCGCCGCCACGGCCGGGCACATCCGCGCAAGGCGACCCGGACGCCCGGGTACTGGCCCTGAATCACGGCAGCCTCGTATTGCTGGAGACCCTGGACGCCCGGCCGCCGGGCGCGGCGCCCATCCATACCATCCACGTTTCCCAGCGCGGCCGCCTGGGGCGTACAGTGATCCGCGACACGGACTTCCAGGTGCCGCAACTGGGCGGCGTGGCGCCCTATCCCGCCGTGCGCGACGCGTTGGCGCAAGCCGTGGCGCGCTCCGGCGTCACCGTGGTGCACGCGCATGGGGCGCGCGTGGCCGGGCGCGAAGGCGCGGACGTCATCGTGCGGGCCCAGGACGGACAGGAAATCCGCTGCGCCGTGGCGGTCGTCTCCGACGGCGCCGCCACCGGCCAATTGCGCCGGGAATATGGCCAGGATGCGGTGCTGACGGCCGTACGCGCCGCCCGCCCGCGCGCCGGCTGGGCCTTCGAGCGCTTTACCCGCGAAGGTCCGCTCGCCCTGTTGCCCCACCCGGCGGGAAACGATTGCTATGCGGTGGTGTGGTGTTGCGCGCCCGCCCGCGCGGCCGGCCTGGCGGCCCTGGATGCGGCGGCGTTCTCGCAGGCCCTCGGCGCCGCCTTCGGCGATCGCCTGGGCCCGCTGGCCTGCATCGCCCCGCGCCATGTGTCGTCGCTGTTCCTGAGCATGCGCCGCACGCAGGTGGACGGCCGCGTGGTCGCCATCGGCAACGCCGCGCAGACCCTGCACCCGGTCGCCGGCCAGGGACTGAACCTGGGACTGCGCGATGCCGCCGCCCTGGCGCAATCGCTGGCGCCCTGGCTGCGCGATCCCGCGCGCGATCCGGCCGCGGCACTGGACGCCTTCGCGGGCGCCCGCCGCGGCGACCGCTGGCTGACCACCGCACTGACCGATCTGCTGCCACGCGTCTTCACCACCGGACTGGCGCCCGTGGAACATGCCTGCGGCCTGGCGCTGCTGGCCCTGGATCTGGCCGCGCCGCTGCGCGCGCCGCTGGCCCGGCATCTGTTGCAGGGTTGGCGTGCCTGA
- a CDS encoding YheT family hydrolase, protein MASARLDTTPCPVPAWLPDGHSQTLYAATLAQYHRIAFVRERVDTPDGDFIDIDWTGPGLFPHKSADGLPPEPPPVVTAKTAAARWITEADWASLPQSPGTPALVLFHGLEGGSLSRYAQAIAHHFRARGWIVAVAHFRGCSGTPNRLARAYYSGDSDEVGFMLASARARVPHARWHAVGVSLGGNALLKYLGEQQQAVDWLAAAAGISVPVDLVAGGNSLCRGFINRHIYSPYFLRTMKHKVLEKARRFPGAIDVMRIAHARNLRDFDDAYTAPMHGFRNALDYWTRASSKPWLASIQLPTLVLNARNDPFLPEPALPGPADCSPHVLLHQPANGGHAGFPTGPFPAHLGWLPQRLGRFFETGN, encoded by the coding sequence TTGGCCTCCGCTCGCCTGGACACCACTCCCTGCCCCGTGCCTGCCTGGCTGCCCGACGGGCACAGCCAGACGCTCTACGCCGCCACGCTGGCCCAGTACCACCGCATCGCCTTCGTGCGCGAACGCGTGGACACGCCCGATGGCGACTTCATCGACATCGACTGGACCGGGCCCGGGCTGTTTCCGCACAAATCCGCCGACGGCCTGCCGCCCGAACCGCCGCCGGTGGTCACGGCGAAGACGGCGGCCGCGCGCTGGATCACCGAGGCCGATTGGGCGTCCCTGCCGCAGTCGCCCGGGACGCCGGCACTGGTGCTTTTCCACGGCCTGGAAGGCGGCAGCCTGAGCCGCTATGCGCAGGCCATCGCGCACCATTTCCGCGCCCGCGGATGGATCGTCGCCGTCGCGCATTTCCGCGGCTGCTCCGGTACGCCCAACCGCCTGGCGCGGGCCTATTACTCCGGCGACTCCGACGAAGTAGGCTTCATGCTGGCCAGCGCGCGCGCCCGCGTGCCGCATGCGCGCTGGCATGCCGTCGGCGTATCGCTGGGCGGCAACGCCCTGCTGAAGTACCTGGGCGAACAGCAGCAGGCCGTGGACTGGCTGGCCGCCGCCGCCGGCATTTCCGTGCCGGTGGACCTGGTGGCGGGTGGCAACAGCCTGTGCCGCGGCTTCATCAACCGCCATATCTATAGCCCGTATTTCCTGCGCACCATGAAGCACAAGGTCCTGGAAAAGGCCCGCCGCTTCCCCGGTGCCATCGACGTGATGCGCATCGCGCACGCGCGCAACCTGCGCGATTTCGATGACGCCTATACCGCGCCCATGCACGGATTCCGCAACGCCCTGGACTACTGGACGCGCGCGTCCAGCAAGCCTTGGCTGGCTTCTATCCAATTACCCACGCTGGTGCTGAACGCGCGCAACGATCCTTTCCTGCCTGAGCCCGCGCTGCCCGGCCCGGCCGATTGCTCGCCCCACGTGCTGCTGCACCAGCCCGCCAACGGCGGCCACGCAGGTTTTCCCACCGGCCCCTTCCCCGCCCACCTGGGCTGGCTGCCCCAGCGCCTGGGGCGGTTCTTCGAAACGGGCAACTGA